In one Arachis duranensis cultivar V14167 chromosome 9, aradu.V14167.gnm2.J7QH, whole genome shotgun sequence genomic region, the following are encoded:
- the LOC107463998 gene encoding putative disease resistance protein RGA1, which produces MAEALLGIVLDNLIPFVQSEFAAFFGIKEKAEELSRTLQLIKVVLDDAEEKQWSNRPLKVWLQQLKDAMYVMDDILDQLPTESSQLGCLSSLNPKNVMHRRELGHKLNEIIGRLDRIAQARTNFDLRQGVRESPSEVVEWRQTSSTIAVPQVYGRDEDKGRVVEFLLSPSRSSEFLSVYPIVGFGGLGKTTLVQLVYNDPEVGNNFDLKIWVCVSENFTMESILCSIVEAITNAKSERMTLDVMEKKVKELLRSKKYLLVLDDVWKRSREMELGLTQDKWDKLRSVLSCGSKGSSILVSTRDKHVATIMGTCQAHHLDRLSDDDCWSLFKLRAFGAEKEEREELVAIGKEIVKKCGGSPLAALALGGVMQSRSTEKEWVEVQKSEVWSLPDENDIMRVLRLSYSCLTPTLKHCFAFCAIFPKDMEMVKQELIYLWMGNGFISSRPNLEVEEVGNMVWNELYQKSFFQDVRADDFSGKIYFKMHDLVHDLAQSISEQECICLEKQNLNDSSRNSHHILFHRIDKKQFKERAFEKAESLRTLYQLNSHEFPFSSTLIPTTHSLRVLCINDRKIPSLGSLTCLRYLELRRLDIKSLPASICNLRRLEILKLKSLENLRRLPKHLTRIQNLRHLVIHECRWLSHMFPDAHKLCHLRTLTVYIVKPEKGHSLAELRSLNLGGELRISGLGNVGSISEAENANLKGKQDLRQLMLSWSNSGKSKSVVGAKEVLEALQPHSTLKLLTIQGYEGTQWPTWMENNSATHNLVSLRLVDCGKCRHLPPVGKLPFLKKLVVSFMDDVRYIDMDESYDGVEAKAFPSLEELKVSYLPNMELLLKRETTHMFPSLSILYIYKCPKLQLPCLPSVKHLTVWHCSNEQLKSISNLSSLNELYLRHSDQVSCFPEGMMKNMTSLATLEIDYLSELKDLPSDITKLTALTHLSISNCGKLECLPEQGWEGLSSLRHLPIHNCEGLESLPDGVRHLTSLQSLTIVKCPVLEKRCEKGTGEDWHKIAHVPHVKFDRF; this is translated from the coding sequence ATGGCGGAGGCCTTGCTTGGAATTGTGCTGGATAACTTGATCCCATTTGTCCAGAGTGAATTTGCAGCCTTCTTTGGAATTAAGGAAAAGGCTGAGGAGCTATCACGCACTTTACAACTGATCaaggttgttcttgatgatgctGAGGAAAAACAATGGTCAAATCGTCCTCTCAAGGTGTGGCTACAGCAACTCAAAGATGCCATGTACGTGATGGATGATATCCTTGATCAATTGCCTACTGAATCCTCTCAACTTGGGTGCTTATCTTCCTTGAACCCAAAGAACGTGATGCATCGTCGTGAGCTTGGACACAAGTTGAATGAGATAATAGGGAGGTTGGATCGAATTGCTCAAGCTAGGACCAACTTTGATCTTAGACAAGGTGTGAGGGAGAGCCCAAGTGAAGTAGTTGAATGGCGCCAAACAAGTTCAACTATCGCCGTTCCTCAAGTGTACGGACGAGATGAAGATAAAGGGAGAGTTGTGGAGTTTCTTCTTAGCCCATCACGAAGCTCCGAGTTCCTTTCCGTCTATCCCATTGTTGGCTTTGGTGGTCTTGGGAAAACAACACTTGTTCAGCTGGTCTATAACGATCCTGAAGTAGGTAACAATTTTGATTTGAAGATTTGGGTGTGTGTTTCCGAGAATTTCACTATGGAGAGTATTTTGTGTTCCATTGTAGAAGCTATTACAAATGCTAAGTCTGAGCGCATGACTTTAGATGTAATGGAGAAAAAAGTGAAAGAATTGCTACGAAGTAAAAAGTACTTATTAGTTTTAGATGATGTCTGGAAAAGAAGCCGAGAAATGGAATTGGGATTAACCCAAGACAAATGGGATAAGTTAAGATCTGTATTGTCTTGTGGATCTAAAGGCTCTTCCATTTTAGTGTCCACTCGCGATAAACATGTTGCAACAATTATGGGCACATGCCAAGCTCATCATTTGGACCGTCTATCCGATGATGACTGTTGGTCGTTGTTTAAACTGCGCGCATTTGGAGCTGAGAAAGAAGAGCGTGAAGAGCTTGTTGCAATAGGGAAGGAGATCGTGAAGAAATGTGGAGGATCACCTCTTGCAGCACTGGCATTAGGAGGTGTGATGCAATCCAGAAGCACGGAAAAGGAATGGGTTGAAGTTCAGAAAAGTGAGGTTTGGAGTTTACCagatgagaatgatattatgcgtGTCTTGAGATTAAGCTACTCTTGTTTAACGCCAACTCTAAAGCATTGTTTTGCTTTCTGTGCCATATTTCCCAAAGATATGGAAATGGTGAAGCAGGAATTGATATATCTTTGGATGGGTAATGGATTTATTTCATCACGGCCAAACTTGGAGGTGGAGGAGGTTGGCAACATGGTTTGGAATGAATTATACCAAAAGTCATTCTTCCAAGATGTCAGGGCTGATGACTTTTCTGGCAAGATTTATTTCAAGATGCATGATTTAGTGCATGATCTTGCTCAATCAATTTCAGAGCAAGAGTGTATATGCTTGGAGAAACAAAACCTTAATGATTCTTCAAGAAATTCCCATCATATTCTTTTTCACCGCATTGATAAGAAACAATTCAAGGAGAGAGCCTTTGAGAAAGCTGAATCCTTGCGGACATTGTATCAACTGAATTCACATGAATTTCCCTTCAGTTCTACGTTGATTCCGACAACTCATTCTCTTCGGGTTTTGTGCATAAACGATAGAAAGATACCATCTTTGGGGAGTTTAACTTGCTTGAGGTATTTGGAACTTCGTCGTTTGGATATAAAGAGCTTGCCTGCTAGTATTTGCAATTTGCGTAGATTggaaattttgaaactaaaaagtTTGGAGAATCTTCGCCGACTACCCAAACACTTGACAAGGATACAAAATCTCCGACATCTTGTCATTCATGAATGTCGTTGGCTATCTCATATGTTTCCTGACGCTCACAAATTATGTCATCTCAGAACACTAACGGTATACATTGTGAAACCAGAGAAAGGGCATAGTTTGGCAGAGCTACGTTCTTTGAATCTGGGAGGAGAGCTACGCATCTCAGGCCTAGGAAATGTTGGGAGTATATCAGAGGCTGAAAATGCCAACTTGAAGGGTAAACAAGACCTTCGACAATTGATGTTGTCATGGAGCAATAGTGGTAAGAGCAAGTCGGTAGTGGGAGCAAAAGAAGTACTTGAAGCGCTTCAACCTCACTCCACACTCAAGCTGTTGACGATACAAGGCTATGAGGGAACACAATGGCCAACTTGGATGGAAAACAATTCTGCTACCcacaatttagtttctcttcgaCTTGTGGATTGTGGAAAGTGCAGGCATCTTCCTCCAGTCGGAAAACTTCCATTTCTGAAGAAGCTTGTGGTATCTTTCATGGATGATGTGCGGTACATTGACATGGATGAAAGTTATGATGGTGTTGAAGCAAAGGCATTCCCGTCTTTGGAGGAATTGAAAGTGTCCTATTTGCCAAATATGGAGCTGTTGTTGAAACGGGAAACAACACACATGTTCCCCTCTCTTTCTATCCTCTACATCTATAAATGCCCTAAATTGCAATTGccgtgccttccaagtgttaaGCACCTCACTGTTTGGCATTGTAGTAATGAGCAACTGAAGTCAATCTCTAATCTCAGCAGTCTTAATGAACTATATCTTCGTCATAGTGACCAAGTGTCGTGCTTCCCAGAAGGCATGATGAAAAACATGACCTCTCTTGCAACTCTCGAGATAGATTATTTAAGTGAATTGAAAGATCTGCCATCTGACATCACAAAGCTCACTGCTTTGACTCATCTAAGCATCAGTAACTGTGGGAAGCTGGAGTGTTTACCAGAACAGGGTTGGGAAGGCTTATCTTCACTTCGACATTTGCCAATTCATAACTGTGAGGGTTTGGAATCCTTGCCTGATGGCGTTCGCCACTTAACTTCACTTCAATCTTTGACTATTGTTAAGTGCCCAGTGTTGGAAAAGCGATGCGAGAAAGGAACAGGGGAGGATTGGCACAAGATAGCACATGTTCCCCATGTAAAGTTTGATCGTTTTTAG
- the LOC107464022 gene encoding uncharacterized protein LOC107464022: MPMALFTTTATTPLLLPPPSSSSSVNKSSSFHNFRVPFTVHCCSLSPIPLSHRFHSLRVRMAPEEEKMTRRSPLDFPIEWERPKPGRRPDIFPQFSPMKTPLPPPLPADPPEEDEEEEEEKKEEPEEDPDKEETDEPKQQ; this comes from the exons ATGCCCATGGCGCTGTTTACAACCACCGCCACCACCCCCTTACTCCTTCcacctccttcttcttcctcttccgtCAACAAGTCTTCATCTTTCCACAACTTTCGAGTACCCTTTACCGTCCATTGCTGCTCTCTCTCTCCAATTCCACTTTCCCATCGCTTCCACTCCCTCCGTGTTCGTATGGCCCCCGAAGAGGAGAAGATGACTCGCCGTTCCCCTCTCGATTTCCCTATT GAATGGGAAAGGCCTAAGCCAGGACGAAGACCGGATATATTCCCTCAATTTAGTCCGATGAAGACACCATTGCCACCTCCATTGCCTGCGGATCCACCCGAAGAGGacgaggaagaggaggaagaaaagaaagaggaaccAGAGGAAGATCCTGATAAGGAGGAGACAGATGAGCCAAAACAGCAATAA
- the LOC107463898 gene encoding mitochondrial arginine transporter BAC2 produces the protein MSGNQNHMHPTLQGATRFGGIAGIVSGYPLDTIRIRQQSSNIFGGSSSSAFSVLRNAIAKEGPASLYRGMGAPLASVTFQNAAVFQTYAVLSRVFDKSVSPKDPPSYKGVALGGVGTGALQSIILSPVELIKIRLQLRRGANHLTEPQKGPVMVAKNIWRKEGLTGIYRGLGITVIRDAPAHGIYFWTYEYVREQLHPGCRRSGQESLTTMLTAGGLAGVTSWISCYPFDVVKTRLQAQTPDSLKYNGIVDCLRKSIKEEGHAVLWRGLGTAVARAFVVNGAVFAAYEITLRLLFSNGNIQMQETI, from the exons ATGTCTGGAAATCAAAATCACATGCACCCAACACTTCAAGGAGCCACAA GGTTTGGAGGGATTGCTGGAATTGTATCTGGTTATCCATTAGATACAATAAGGATAAGGCAACAAAGCTCAAACATTTTTGGTGGTTCATCATCATCAGCATTCAGTGTTCTTAGAAATGCTATTGCTAAGGAAGGACCAGCTTCTCTTTACCGTGGCATGGGTGCACCTTTGGCCTCTGTTACATTTCAG AATGCTGCAGTTTTCCAAACTTATGCAGTTCTCTCAAGAGTTTTTGACAAATCTGTTTCTCCCAAAGACCCTCCTTCCTATAAGGGTGTAGCATTAGGAGGAGTTGGCACTGGTGCTCTCCAGAGCATAATTCTTTCCCCAGTAGAGCTGATTAAGATTCGTCTTCAACTGCGCCGTGGTGCAAACCACTTGACAGAACCCCAAAAGGGTCCTGTTATGGTTGCCAAGAACATATGGAGAAAGGAAGGACTCACAGGAATCTACAGAGGACTAGGCATCACTGTGATAAGAGATGCACCTGCCCATGGTATCTATTTCTGGACATATGAATACGTAAGAGAACAGCTTCACCCAGGATGTAGAAGAAGTGGCCAAGAAAGCTTGACAACTATGTTAACAGCAGGTGGGTTAGCTGGGGTAACAAGCTGGATTTCTTGCTACCCTTTTGATGTTGTGAAAACAAGGTTACAGGCACAAACACCAGATTCTTTAAAATACAATGGCATTGTTGATTGCCTTAGAAAGAGTATTAAGGAAGAAGGGCATGCTGTTCTATGGCGTGGACTAGGAACTGCAGTTGCTAGAGCTTTTGTGGTGAATGGTGCTGTGTTTGCAGCATATGAGATAACACTAAGGTTATTGTTTAGTAATGGAAATATTCAAATGCAGGAAACTATATAA